The Mycolicibacterium smegmatis genome has a window encoding:
- a CDS encoding tRNA (adenine-N1)-methyltransferase: protein MAGNRPTGPFAEGDRVQLTDAKGRHYTMVLNHGGEFHTHRGIIAFDDVIGLPEGSVVKSTNGDQFLVLRPLLVDYVMSMPRGAQVIYPKDAAQIVHEGDIFPGARVLEAGAGSGALTCSLLRAVGPEGSVTSYEVRDDHAVHAERNVVTFFGERPANWNLVIGDVSDYDGPEMDRVVLDMLAPWEVLPAVSRALVAGGVLMIYVATVTQLSRAVEALREQQCWTEPRAWESMQRGWHVVGLAVRPQHTMRGHTAFLISARKLAPGAVAPMPLRRKRQIGGGI from the coding sequence GTGGCAGGAAACAGACCGACCGGGCCGTTCGCTGAAGGTGACCGCGTTCAACTCACCGACGCGAAGGGCAGGCACTACACCATGGTGCTCAACCACGGCGGCGAGTTCCACACCCATCGCGGCATCATCGCGTTCGACGACGTGATCGGATTGCCCGAGGGCAGCGTCGTCAAGTCCACCAACGGCGACCAGTTCCTGGTGCTGCGGCCTCTGCTGGTCGACTACGTGATGTCGATGCCGCGCGGCGCCCAGGTGATCTACCCCAAGGACGCGGCCCAGATCGTGCACGAGGGCGACATCTTCCCGGGTGCGCGCGTTCTTGAGGCCGGCGCCGGCTCTGGTGCGCTGACGTGCTCGTTGCTGCGCGCCGTCGGCCCTGAGGGCAGCGTGACGTCCTACGAGGTGCGCGACGACCACGCCGTGCACGCCGAGCGCAACGTCGTCACATTCTTCGGCGAGCGGCCGGCCAACTGGAACCTGGTGATCGGCGACGTGTCCGACTACGACGGACCCGAGATGGACCGCGTCGTGCTCGACATGCTGGCGCCGTGGGAGGTGCTGCCCGCGGTCTCGCGCGCGCTGGTGGCAGGCGGCGTCCTGATGATCTACGTCGCCACCGTCACGCAGCTGTCACGGGCCGTCGAGGCGCTGCGCGAGCAGCAGTGCTGGACCGAGCCCCGCGCCTGGGAGAGCATGCAGCGCGGCTGGCACGTCGTGGGGCTCGCGGTGCGGCCGCAGCACACCATGCGCGGCCACACGGCCTTCCTGATCAGCGCGCGCAAACTCGCACCCGGTGCGGTCGCGCCCATGCCGCTGCGTCGCAAACGTCAGATCGGCGGCGGGATCTAG